From Candidatus Neomarinimicrobiota bacterium, the proteins below share one genomic window:
- a CDS encoding sugar transferase, which produces MTEGQVCLSRLLIWLESGGPVIYLLKVIGKVGIEFDAFKFRSMKINADEILDTNPQLKRAFEKNYKLKDAPCLTRVGRFMRRYSLDEFPQFLNVLKGQMSLVGPRMIVKSELEKCGQWARKRLSVKPGGITGFWQVNGRQNTSYEERVRMDMFYIDHWSIWMDIIIVKTVWKVLKREGAY; this is translated from the coding sequence ATGACTGAAGGGCAGGTGTGCCTTTCTCGCCTTCTCATCTGGCTTGAAAGTGGTGGACCAGTTATCTATTTACTCAAGGTAATTGGCAAAGTAGGAATCGAATTCGATGCCTTCAAATTCCGCTCTATGAAGATCAATGCCGATGAGATTCTCGACACCAATCCCCAGCTCAAGCGAGCCTTCGAGAAAAATTATAAACTGAAGGATGCCCCCTGCCTTACCAGGGTTGGAAGGTTCATGAGGAGATACAGCCTGGATGAATTTCCTCAGTTTTTAAACGTTTTGAAAGGCCAGATGAGCCTGGTGGGGCCGCGGATGATCGTGAAATCCGAGCTCGAAAAATGCGGTCAATGGGCCCGGAAGCGACTTTCAGTAAAGCCGGGCGGCATTACCGGCTTCTGGCAGGTCAATGGCCGCCAGAACACCAGTTATGAAGAAAGGGTACGAATGGATATGTTCTACATCGACCACTGGTCCATCTGGATGGATATTATTATTGTAAAAACTGTGTGGAAGGTGTTGAAGAGAGAAGGGGCGTATTAG
- a CDS encoding sugar transferase, giving the protein MFKEYYKWCRMSLYYEKIKRAIDILLSLVAIIFLFPVGLLIAIAIKIDSKGSVIHKTKRLGKNGSFFIKYKFRTMIPNGEEVLQRLLESNPKLREEYESNYKIRNDPRVTRVGKFLRKTSLDELPQFFNILKGEMSLVGPRDVIPPELEKHYGYCKEKFLSVKPGLTGLWQVSGRSKLPYEKRVELDMYYIDHRSLWLDLKILIKTIPAVIKGDGAV; this is encoded by the coding sequence ATGTTTAAAGAGTACTATAAATGGTGCAGGATGAGTCTATATTATGAGAAAATAAAGAGAGCTATTGATATTTTGCTCTCGTTAGTGGCGATTATCTTCCTTTTCCCAGTAGGGTTGCTTATCGCTATCGCTATCAAGATAGATTCTAAAGGCTCTGTAATTCATAAGACCAAAAGATTGGGCAAAAATGGTTCGTTCTTTATTAAATACAAGTTCCGCACCATGATTCCCAACGGTGAGGAGGTTCTGCAAAGATTATTAGAAAGCAACCCTAAGTTACGAGAAGAATATGAATCGAATTATAAAATTCGCAATGATCCCAGAGTAACGAGAGTGGGAAAGTTTTTGAGAAAAACCAGCTTAGATGAACTACCGCAGTTCTTCAATATCCTGAAAGGCGAGATGAGTCTTGTTGGCCCGCGGGATGTCATCCCTCCTGAACTTGAAAAGCATTACGGCTACTGCAAAGAGAAGTTTCTCAGTGTAAAGCCTGGACTAACCGGCCTCTGGCAGGTGAGCGGACGATCCAAACTGCCATACGAAAAGCGAGTTGAACTAGACATGTATTACATTGATCACCGGTCACTCTGGTTAGATCTAAAGATCTTGATTAAAACAATTCCAGCAGTGATTAAGGGAGATGGAGCAGTATGA
- a CDS encoding glycosyltransferase family 4 protein: protein MIIIVHDYAGHPFQVQLSRKLAERGYCVYHIYSGDITSPHGNLDKTTNDPDNFHIEEISTKRKIKKYSLIRRYFQEVRYSKMLLKKIITINPDVIISSNTPLWIQDVLVRYSLRNNKRFIFWVQDLYGIALLNIFSRKNSVIGACVGKYFINMEKTLLRRSDKIVVIADEFVDIIRDWGIDAGNISVIYNWAPIEEIPLLTKSNKWSIRYGLDSTFNIIYSGTLGLKHNPDLILYLAKEVRDFDRVRVVVISEGIGADYLISNKNKNELDNLIIMPFQQYADLPYVLATADILIAILERDAGIFSVPSKILAYMCAGRPIVLSVPLDNLASKIIDRSGAGLISEPNDRAGFLKSIKLLMNDEDLRKELGRNARKYAESNFDINKIVSEFEKLLFE, encoded by the coding sequence ATGATAATTATCGTTCACGATTACGCTGGACATCCTTTTCAGGTTCAATTAAGTAGAAAACTTGCGGAGAGAGGATATTGTGTGTACCATATTTATTCTGGAGATATTACCAGTCCCCATGGCAATCTTGACAAAACTACCAATGATCCTGATAATTTCCATATAGAAGAAATCTCAACAAAAAGGAAAATTAAAAAATATTCTTTGATCAGAAGGTATTTTCAAGAAGTTAGATATTCTAAAATGCTGCTGAAGAAGATTATTACTATTAATCCTGATGTTATAATTTCTTCTAATACACCTTTGTGGATTCAAGATGTTTTAGTTAGGTATTCGTTAAGGAATAACAAAAGATTTATTTTCTGGGTTCAGGATCTATATGGTATAGCTTTATTAAATATCTTTTCTAGAAAAAATAGCGTGATAGGCGCGTGTGTTGGTAAGTACTTTATTAATATGGAGAAAACTCTGCTAAGGAGGAGTGATAAAATTGTTGTAATTGCGGATGAATTTGTTGACATCATTAGGGATTGGGGGATTGATGCTGGCAATATTTCGGTTATTTATAATTGGGCTCCAATTGAAGAGATCCCATTGCTGACGAAAAGTAATAAATGGTCTATTAGGTATGGTTTAGACAGTACTTTCAATATAATATATTCCGGTACTTTGGGTTTGAAGCATAATCCGGATTTAATTTTATACTTAGCTAAAGAAGTTAGAGATTTTGATAGAGTGAGAGTAGTTGTTATTTCTGAGGGGATAGGAGCAGATTATCTGATAAGTAATAAAAATAAAAATGAGCTCGACAATTTAATTATAATGCCTTTTCAGCAGTATGCTGACTTACCTTATGTGCTTGCTACTGCTGACATTTTGATTGCGATTTTGGAAAGGGATGCGGGAATTTTTTCAGTTCCTTCGAAAATACTTGCTTATATGTGTGCAGGTAGACCTATAGTCCTTTCAGTCCCGCTTGACAACTTGGCATCTAAGATAATTGATAGAAGTGGGGCTGGATTGATTTCAGAACCAAATGATAGAGCTGGCTTTTTGAAAAGTATTAAATTATTAATGAATGATGAAGACTTGCGTAAAGAGCTAGGCAGAAATGCGAGAAAATATGCAGAGTCAAATTTTGATATTAATAAAATTGTAAGTGAGTTTGAGAAGTTGTTGTTTGAGTGA